Proteins from one Coregonus clupeaformis isolate EN_2021a chromosome 29, ASM2061545v1, whole genome shotgun sequence genomic window:
- the LOC121544729 gene encoding apoptosis-stimulating of p53 protein 1 isoform X7, with product MMPMILTVYLSDSQQMLTEVPITLETTCKDVVEFCKEARESGCHLAEVWKGNERVIPFDHLMYEHLQKWGPRRQEVRFYLRHEDSPSESSDQGSQLSQEQSNRGSGGSSDQSCEERVGNPCVELTLSELQEMAKRQQQHIDAQQQMLVAKLSSVRTEEQCLRYLQQQDHTQGQTVSEAEKLQRLKERVESQEAKLKKIRAMRGQVDYSKLINGNLSAEIQHVSGQFQEKQAELQSAVVKVDQLTQQLEDLRRGRLNGLQPLGGPLTGTAALELRKLYQELQVCNKLNAEQSGRLQQNKELLNKRNTEVTMMDKRIGDLRQRLHKKKTEACQKEINSLNRINGPPSPQPTPSSSGRVAAVCPYIQVPVPGRQEGGYALLPDPVKPPSVPGTGTVSHGRSKSAEDEGCGVRKPSGQWKVSDLDIIVDPVELREGPRSPSGARSADTNEAEWPTLRKSVSSIQPSDWRNTSPDQSLDSSKLPGGSVSKPPPIYGTYPAPTGHPSIICSTSSLPRSTHASLAWQGSAPPGFSSQQIQQRISFPPSPTPQSGQGERKRPDPPLAVAVRPYVPDRSSSRPQSPRKGPATMNSSSIYHMYLQQPAAKSYPAGGRSAVKAVYGKPVLPSSTSPSPVPFQHGALSPRGGSGEDMVDREGDTTEGRLLLPPSVENIPRPLSPTKLTPVAHSPLRYQSDSDLEVLRRRLTNAPRPLKKRSSITEPEGPTGPNIQKLLYQRFNTLAGGMEGSNSTPFYQPVFMGGVLGCPDVDNINTSNGNLMETASLVVTAADGPNSDHRRSPFMSPSFDSNENHRQRTPPPSETAPRLPSPQPSLEDNNNNNQPGPTSTTSTPRPSPIPEASAPQQKDTSPRTVTPSALPKRTNLKKPESERTGHGLRVKFNPLALLLDASLEGEFDLVQRIIYEVENPSTANDEGITPLHNAVCAGRHHIVKFLLDFGVNVNAADSDGWTPLHCAASCNSGHLCKLLVESGAAIFATTISDVETAADKCEEMEDGYTQCSQFLFELQEKLGVMNKGSVYALWDYEAQSSDELSFHEGDAITTLSRRDDAETEWWWARLHDKEGYVPRNLLGLYPRIKPRQRSLA from the exons GGAGCCAGCTCTCTCAGGAACAGTCCAACAGAGGCAGTGGAGGGAGCTCAGACCAGTCTTGTGAGGAAAGG gtggggaACCCATGCGTGGAGCTGACTCTGTCGGAGCTGCAGGAGATGGCCAAACGGCAACAGCAACATATTGATGCCCAACAGCAGATGCTGGTTGCCAAG CTCTCTTCTGTGCGAACGGAG gAGCAGTGTCTGAGGTACCTGCAGCAGCAGGACCACACACAGGGCCAGACGGTGTCGGAGGCTGAGAAGCTACAGAGGTTGAAGGAGCGAGTGGAGAGTCAGGAGGCCAAACTAAAGAAAATCCGCGCCATGAGGGGCCAGGTGGACTACAGCAAGCTCATCAATGGCAACCTGT CGGCTGAGATCCAGCATGTGAGTGGGCAGTTCCAGGAGAAGCAGGCAGAGCTGCAGTCAGCTGTGGTGAAGGTGGACCAGCTCACCCAGCAGCTGGAGGACCTGAGGAGGGGACGTCTCAACGGCCTGCAGCCCCTGGGAGGACCTCTCACTGGCACCGCCGCTCTGGAGCTACGCAAACTTTACCAGGAACTACag GTGTGTAACAAGCTGAACGCGGAGCAGAGTGGCAGGCTACAGCAGAACAAGGAGCTGCTGAATAAGCGCAACACGGAGGTGACCATGATGGACAAGCGCATCGGGGACCTTCGCCAGCGCCTGCACAAGAAAAAAACTGAGGCATGTCAAAAAGAGATCAACTCA CTTAACAGGATCAACGGTCCTCCCTCCCCCCAGCCCACCCCCAGCAGCTCAGGCCGCGTTGCCGCGGTATGTCCCTACATCCAGGTGCCCGTCCCAGGCAGACAGGAGGGGGGCTACGCTCTGCTCCCAGACCCCGTTAAACCACCGTCTGTCCCTGGGACTGGCACCGTCAGCCATGGCCGCTCCAAATCAG CAGAGGATGAAGGGTGCGGTGTGAGGAAGCCCTCCGGCCAATGGAAGGTCTCAGATTTAGACATCATAGTGGACCCCGTGGAGCTGAGAGAGGGGCCCCGGTCCCCCTCAGGGGCCCGCAGTGCCGACA CCAATGAAGCAGAGTGGCCCACCCTGAGAAAAAGTGTCTCCTCGATCCAACCTTCAGATTGGAGGAACACCAGCCCAGACCAG AGCCTTGACTCCAGTAAGCTACCAGGTGGATCCGTGTCCAAACCACCACCCATCTACGGGACCTACCCTGCACCTACTGGCCACCCATCTATAATCTGCTCTACCAGCTCCCTGCCCAGGTCTACCCATGCCTCCTTAGCCTGGCAGGGCTCAGCCCCTCCTGGTTTCTCCTCCCAGCAGATCCAGCAGCGTATCTCTTTCCCCCCCAGCCCCACACCCCAGTCAGgccagggggagaggaagaggcctGACCCCCCGCTGGCCGTGGCTGTGAGGCCCTACGTCCCAGACCGGTCCTCCTCCAGGCCTCAGTCCCCCAGGAAGGGCCCTGCCACCATGAACTCCTCCTCCATCTACCACATGTACCTGCAGCAGCCTGCAGCCAAGAGCTACCCAGCAGGAGGCAGGTCTGCTGTCAAAGCAG TGTATGGGAAACCAGTGCTTCCCTCCAgcacctctccctcccctgtgCCCTTCCAGCACGGGGCCCTGTCCCCaagaggagggagtggagaggacaTGGTGGACAGGGAAGGGGACACCACAGAGGGTAGACTCCTACTCCCTCCCAGTGTGGAAAACATCCCGCGGCCCCTGAGCCCCACCAAGCTGACCCCCGTGGCCCACTCCCCACTGCGCTACCAGAGCGACTCTGACCTGGAGGTCCTGCGCCGGCGGCTGACCAACGCACCGCGCCCGCTGAAGAAACGCAGCTCCATCACAGAGCCAGAGGGCCCCACCGGACCCAACATCCAGAAGCTCCTGTACCAGCGCTTCAACACCCTGGCCGGGGGCATGGAGGGCAGCAACAGCACCCCCTTCTACCAGCCCGTCTTTATGGGTGGTGTCCTGGGATGTCCTGACGTAGACAACATCAACACTTCTAACGGGAACCTGATGGAGACCGCGTCCCTGGTCGTCACTGCGGCAGACGGTCCCAACTCAGACCATCGCCGGTCCCCTTTCATGTCCCCTTCCTTTGACTCAAATGAGAACCATCGGCAGAGGACACCCCCACCCAGTGAGACCGCTCCCCGCCTACCCAGCCCCCAGCCTAGCCTggaagacaacaacaacaacaaccaaccTGGTCCTACAAGCACCACCTCCACTCCCAGGCCCAGCCCCATCCCAGAGGCCTCGGCTCCCCAACAGAAAGACACCTCTCCCCGGACTGTCACACCCTCTGCACTGCCTAAG AGGACTAACCTGAAGAAGCCTGAGTCAGAGCGGACAGGCCACGGGCTGCGGGTCAAGTTCAACCCCCTGGCCCTGCTACTGGACGCCTCTCTGGAGGGAGAGTTTGACTTGGTGCAGAGGATCATCTATGAG GTTGAGAACCCCAGCACAGCCAATGACGAGGGCATCACCCCCCTGCACAATGCTGTATGTGCTGGACGTCACCACATCGTCAAGTTCCTGCTCGACTTTGGGGTCAACGTCAATGCTGCTGACAGCGACGGATG GACCCCACTACACTGTGCGGCTTCCTGTAACAGTGGGCATCTctgtaagctgctggtggagtcgGGGGCGGCCATCTTTGCCACCACCATCAGTGACGTGGAGACAGCGGCTGATAAGTGTGAGGAGATGGAGGACGGATACACACAGTGTTCCCAGTTTCTCTTCG AGCTGCAGGAGAAGCTGGGTGTGATGAATAAAGGGTCTGTGTATGCTCTGTGGGACTACGAGGCCCAGAGCTCAGACGAGCTGTCCTTCCACGAGGGAGACGCCATCACCACTCTGAGTCGCAGGGACGATGCTGAGACAGAGTGGTGGTGGGCCAGGCTACATGACAAGGAGGGCTACGTGCCACGCAACCTGCTAGGG TTGTATCCAAGGATCAAGCCTAGACAACGTTCTCTGGCATAG
- the LOC121544729 gene encoding apoptosis-stimulating of p53 protein 1 isoform X8, producing the protein MILTVYLSDSQQMLTEVPITLETTCKDVVEFCKEARESGCHLAEVWKGNERVIPFDHLMYEHLQKWGPRRQEVRFYLRHEDSPSESSDQGSQLSQEQSNRGSGGSSDQSCEERVGNPCVELTLSELQEMAKRQQQHIDAQQQMLVAKLSSVRTEEQCLRYLQQQDHTQGQTVSEAEKLQRLKERVESQEAKLKKIRAMRGQVDYSKLINGNLSAEIQHVSGQFQEKQAELQSAVVKVDQLTQQLEDLRRGRLNGLQPLGGPLTGTAALELRKLYQELQVCNKLNAEQSGRLQQNKELLNKRNTEVTMMDKRIGDLRQRLHKKKTEACQKEINSLNRINGPPSPQPTPSSSGRVAAVCPYIQVPVPGRQEGGYALLPDPVKPPSVPGTGTVSHGRSKSAEDEGCGVRKPSGQWKVSDLDIIVDPVELREGPRSPSGARSADTNEAEWPTLRKSVSSIQPSDWRNTSPDQSLDSSKLPGGSVSKPPPIYGTYPAPTGHPSIICSTSSLPRSTHASLAWQGSAPPGFSSQQIQQRISFPPSPTPQSGQGERKRPDPPLAVAVRPYVPDRSSSRPQSPRKGPATMNSSSIYHMYLQQPAAKSYPAGGRSAVKAVYGKPVLPSSTSPSPVPFQHGALSPRGGSGEDMVDREGDTTEGRLLLPPSVENIPRPLSPTKLTPVAHSPLRYQSDSDLEVLRRRLTNAPRPLKKRSSITEPEGPTGPNIQKLLYQRFNTLAGGMEGSNSTPFYQPVFMGGVLGCPDVDNINTSNGNLMETASLVVTAADGPNSDHRRSPFMSPSFDSNENHRQRTPPPSETAPRLPSPQPSLEDNNNNNQPGPTSTTSTPRPSPIPEASAPQQKDTSPRTVTPSALPKRTNLKKPESERTGHGLRVKFNPLALLLDASLEGEFDLVQRIIYEVENPSTANDEGITPLHNAVCAGRHHIVKFLLDFGVNVNAADSDGWTPLHCAASCNSGHLCKLLVESGAAIFATTISDVETAADKCEEMEDGYTQCSQFLFELQEKLGVMNKGSVYALWDYEAQSSDELSFHEGDAITTLSRRDDAETEWWWARLHDKEGYVPRNLLGLYPRIKPRQRSLA; encoded by the exons GGAGCCAGCTCTCTCAGGAACAGTCCAACAGAGGCAGTGGAGGGAGCTCAGACCAGTCTTGTGAGGAAAGG gtggggaACCCATGCGTGGAGCTGACTCTGTCGGAGCTGCAGGAGATGGCCAAACGGCAACAGCAACATATTGATGCCCAACAGCAGATGCTGGTTGCCAAG CTCTCTTCTGTGCGAACGGAG gAGCAGTGTCTGAGGTACCTGCAGCAGCAGGACCACACACAGGGCCAGACGGTGTCGGAGGCTGAGAAGCTACAGAGGTTGAAGGAGCGAGTGGAGAGTCAGGAGGCCAAACTAAAGAAAATCCGCGCCATGAGGGGCCAGGTGGACTACAGCAAGCTCATCAATGGCAACCTGT CGGCTGAGATCCAGCATGTGAGTGGGCAGTTCCAGGAGAAGCAGGCAGAGCTGCAGTCAGCTGTGGTGAAGGTGGACCAGCTCACCCAGCAGCTGGAGGACCTGAGGAGGGGACGTCTCAACGGCCTGCAGCCCCTGGGAGGACCTCTCACTGGCACCGCCGCTCTGGAGCTACGCAAACTTTACCAGGAACTACag GTGTGTAACAAGCTGAACGCGGAGCAGAGTGGCAGGCTACAGCAGAACAAGGAGCTGCTGAATAAGCGCAACACGGAGGTGACCATGATGGACAAGCGCATCGGGGACCTTCGCCAGCGCCTGCACAAGAAAAAAACTGAGGCATGTCAAAAAGAGATCAACTCA CTTAACAGGATCAACGGTCCTCCCTCCCCCCAGCCCACCCCCAGCAGCTCAGGCCGCGTTGCCGCGGTATGTCCCTACATCCAGGTGCCCGTCCCAGGCAGACAGGAGGGGGGCTACGCTCTGCTCCCAGACCCCGTTAAACCACCGTCTGTCCCTGGGACTGGCACCGTCAGCCATGGCCGCTCCAAATCAG CAGAGGATGAAGGGTGCGGTGTGAGGAAGCCCTCCGGCCAATGGAAGGTCTCAGATTTAGACATCATAGTGGACCCCGTGGAGCTGAGAGAGGGGCCCCGGTCCCCCTCAGGGGCCCGCAGTGCCGACA CCAATGAAGCAGAGTGGCCCACCCTGAGAAAAAGTGTCTCCTCGATCCAACCTTCAGATTGGAGGAACACCAGCCCAGACCAG AGCCTTGACTCCAGTAAGCTACCAGGTGGATCCGTGTCCAAACCACCACCCATCTACGGGACCTACCCTGCACCTACTGGCCACCCATCTATAATCTGCTCTACCAGCTCCCTGCCCAGGTCTACCCATGCCTCCTTAGCCTGGCAGGGCTCAGCCCCTCCTGGTTTCTCCTCCCAGCAGATCCAGCAGCGTATCTCTTTCCCCCCCAGCCCCACACCCCAGTCAGgccagggggagaggaagaggcctGACCCCCCGCTGGCCGTGGCTGTGAGGCCCTACGTCCCAGACCGGTCCTCCTCCAGGCCTCAGTCCCCCAGGAAGGGCCCTGCCACCATGAACTCCTCCTCCATCTACCACATGTACCTGCAGCAGCCTGCAGCCAAGAGCTACCCAGCAGGAGGCAGGTCTGCTGTCAAAGCAG TGTATGGGAAACCAGTGCTTCCCTCCAgcacctctccctcccctgtgCCCTTCCAGCACGGGGCCCTGTCCCCaagaggagggagtggagaggacaTGGTGGACAGGGAAGGGGACACCACAGAGGGTAGACTCCTACTCCCTCCCAGTGTGGAAAACATCCCGCGGCCCCTGAGCCCCACCAAGCTGACCCCCGTGGCCCACTCCCCACTGCGCTACCAGAGCGACTCTGACCTGGAGGTCCTGCGCCGGCGGCTGACCAACGCACCGCGCCCGCTGAAGAAACGCAGCTCCATCACAGAGCCAGAGGGCCCCACCGGACCCAACATCCAGAAGCTCCTGTACCAGCGCTTCAACACCCTGGCCGGGGGCATGGAGGGCAGCAACAGCACCCCCTTCTACCAGCCCGTCTTTATGGGTGGTGTCCTGGGATGTCCTGACGTAGACAACATCAACACTTCTAACGGGAACCTGATGGAGACCGCGTCCCTGGTCGTCACTGCGGCAGACGGTCCCAACTCAGACCATCGCCGGTCCCCTTTCATGTCCCCTTCCTTTGACTCAAATGAGAACCATCGGCAGAGGACACCCCCACCCAGTGAGACCGCTCCCCGCCTACCCAGCCCCCAGCCTAGCCTggaagacaacaacaacaacaaccaaccTGGTCCTACAAGCACCACCTCCACTCCCAGGCCCAGCCCCATCCCAGAGGCCTCGGCTCCCCAACAGAAAGACACCTCTCCCCGGACTGTCACACCCTCTGCACTGCCTAAG AGGACTAACCTGAAGAAGCCTGAGTCAGAGCGGACAGGCCACGGGCTGCGGGTCAAGTTCAACCCCCTGGCCCTGCTACTGGACGCCTCTCTGGAGGGAGAGTTTGACTTGGTGCAGAGGATCATCTATGAG GTTGAGAACCCCAGCACAGCCAATGACGAGGGCATCACCCCCCTGCACAATGCTGTATGTGCTGGACGTCACCACATCGTCAAGTTCCTGCTCGACTTTGGGGTCAACGTCAATGCTGCTGACAGCGACGGATG GACCCCACTACACTGTGCGGCTTCCTGTAACAGTGGGCATCTctgtaagctgctggtggagtcgGGGGCGGCCATCTTTGCCACCACCATCAGTGACGTGGAGACAGCGGCTGATAAGTGTGAGGAGATGGAGGACGGATACACACAGTGTTCCCAGTTTCTCTTCG AGCTGCAGGAGAAGCTGGGTGTGATGAATAAAGGGTCTGTGTATGCTCTGTGGGACTACGAGGCCCAGAGCTCAGACGAGCTGTCCTTCCACGAGGGAGACGCCATCACCACTCTGAGTCGCAGGGACGATGCTGAGACAGAGTGGTGGTGGGCCAGGCTACATGACAAGGAGGGCTACGTGCCACGCAACCTGCTAGGG TTGTATCCAAGGATCAAGCCTAGACAACGTTCTCTGGCATAG
- the LOC121544729 gene encoding apoptosis-stimulating of p53 protein 1 isoform X10, which yields MFVVKGRSEFILGVGNPCVELTLSELQEMAKRQQQHIDAQQQMLVAKLSSVRTEEQCLRYLQQQDHTQGQTVSEAEKLQRLKERVESQEAKLKKIRAMRGQVDYSKLINGNLSAEIQHVSGQFQEKQAELQSAVVKVDQLTQQLEDLRRGRLNGLQPLGGPLTGTAALELRKLYQELQVCNKLNAEQSGRLQQNKELLNKRNTEVTMMDKRIGDLRQRLHKKKTEACQKEINSLNRINGPPSPQPTPSSSGRVAAVCPYIQVPVPGRQEGGYALLPDPVKPPSVPGTGTVSHGRSKSAEDEGCGVRKPSGQWKVSDLDIIVDPVELREGPRSPSGARSADTNEAEWPTLRKSVSSIQPSDWRNTSPDQSLDSSKLPGGSVSKPPPIYGTYPAPTGHPSIICSTSSLPRSTHASLAWQGSAPPGFSSQQIQQRISFPPSPTPQSGQGERKRPDPPLAVAVRPYVPDRSSSRPQSPRKGPATMNSSSIYHMYLQQPAAKSYPAGGRSAVKAVYGKPVLPSSTSPSPVPFQHGALSPRGGSGEDMVDREGDTTEGRLLLPPSVENIPRPLSPTKLTPVAHSPLRYQSDSDLEVLRRRLTNAPRPLKKRSSITEPEGPTGPNIQKLLYQRFNTLAGGMEGSNSTPFYQPVFMGGVLGCPDVDNINTSNGNLMETASLVVTAADGPNSDHRRSPFMSPSFDSNENHRQRTPPPSETAPRLPSPQPSLEDNNNNNQPGPTSTTSTPRPSPIPEASAPQQKDTSPRTVTPSALPKRTNLKKPESERTGHGLRVKFNPLALLLDASLEGEFDLVQRIIYEVENPSTANDEGITPLHNAVCAGRHHIVKFLLDFGVNVNAADSDGWTPLHCAASCNSGHLCKLLVESGAAIFATTISDVETAADKCEEMEDGYTQCSQFLFELQEKLGVMNKGSVYALWDYEAQSSDELSFHEGDAITTLSRRDDAETEWWWARLHDKEGYVPRNLLGLYPRIKPRQRSLA from the exons ATGTTTGTTGTCAAAGGAAGGAGTGAGTTCATTCTAGGG gtggggaACCCATGCGTGGAGCTGACTCTGTCGGAGCTGCAGGAGATGGCCAAACGGCAACAGCAACATATTGATGCCCAACAGCAGATGCTGGTTGCCAAG CTCTCTTCTGTGCGAACGGAG gAGCAGTGTCTGAGGTACCTGCAGCAGCAGGACCACACACAGGGCCAGACGGTGTCGGAGGCTGAGAAGCTACAGAGGTTGAAGGAGCGAGTGGAGAGTCAGGAGGCCAAACTAAAGAAAATCCGCGCCATGAGGGGCCAGGTGGACTACAGCAAGCTCATCAATGGCAACCTGT CGGCTGAGATCCAGCATGTGAGTGGGCAGTTCCAGGAGAAGCAGGCAGAGCTGCAGTCAGCTGTGGTGAAGGTGGACCAGCTCACCCAGCAGCTGGAGGACCTGAGGAGGGGACGTCTCAACGGCCTGCAGCCCCTGGGAGGACCTCTCACTGGCACCGCCGCTCTGGAGCTACGCAAACTTTACCAGGAACTACag GTGTGTAACAAGCTGAACGCGGAGCAGAGTGGCAGGCTACAGCAGAACAAGGAGCTGCTGAATAAGCGCAACACGGAGGTGACCATGATGGACAAGCGCATCGGGGACCTTCGCCAGCGCCTGCACAAGAAAAAAACTGAGGCATGTCAAAAAGAGATCAACTCA CTTAACAGGATCAACGGTCCTCCCTCCCCCCAGCCCACCCCCAGCAGCTCAGGCCGCGTTGCCGCGGTATGTCCCTACATCCAGGTGCCCGTCCCAGGCAGACAGGAGGGGGGCTACGCTCTGCTCCCAGACCCCGTTAAACCACCGTCTGTCCCTGGGACTGGCACCGTCAGCCATGGCCGCTCCAAATCAG CAGAGGATGAAGGGTGCGGTGTGAGGAAGCCCTCCGGCCAATGGAAGGTCTCAGATTTAGACATCATAGTGGACCCCGTGGAGCTGAGAGAGGGGCCCCGGTCCCCCTCAGGGGCCCGCAGTGCCGACA CCAATGAAGCAGAGTGGCCCACCCTGAGAAAAAGTGTCTCCTCGATCCAACCTTCAGATTGGAGGAACACCAGCCCAGACCAG AGCCTTGACTCCAGTAAGCTACCAGGTGGATCCGTGTCCAAACCACCACCCATCTACGGGACCTACCCTGCACCTACTGGCCACCCATCTATAATCTGCTCTACCAGCTCCCTGCCCAGGTCTACCCATGCCTCCTTAGCCTGGCAGGGCTCAGCCCCTCCTGGTTTCTCCTCCCAGCAGATCCAGCAGCGTATCTCTTTCCCCCCCAGCCCCACACCCCAGTCAGgccagggggagaggaagaggcctGACCCCCCGCTGGCCGTGGCTGTGAGGCCCTACGTCCCAGACCGGTCCTCCTCCAGGCCTCAGTCCCCCAGGAAGGGCCCTGCCACCATGAACTCCTCCTCCATCTACCACATGTACCTGCAGCAGCCTGCAGCCAAGAGCTACCCAGCAGGAGGCAGGTCTGCTGTCAAAGCAG TGTATGGGAAACCAGTGCTTCCCTCCAgcacctctccctcccctgtgCCCTTCCAGCACGGGGCCCTGTCCCCaagaggagggagtggagaggacaTGGTGGACAGGGAAGGGGACACCACAGAGGGTAGACTCCTACTCCCTCCCAGTGTGGAAAACATCCCGCGGCCCCTGAGCCCCACCAAGCTGACCCCCGTGGCCCACTCCCCACTGCGCTACCAGAGCGACTCTGACCTGGAGGTCCTGCGCCGGCGGCTGACCAACGCACCGCGCCCGCTGAAGAAACGCAGCTCCATCACAGAGCCAGAGGGCCCCACCGGACCCAACATCCAGAAGCTCCTGTACCAGCGCTTCAACACCCTGGCCGGGGGCATGGAGGGCAGCAACAGCACCCCCTTCTACCAGCCCGTCTTTATGGGTGGTGTCCTGGGATGTCCTGACGTAGACAACATCAACACTTCTAACGGGAACCTGATGGAGACCGCGTCCCTGGTCGTCACTGCGGCAGACGGTCCCAACTCAGACCATCGCCGGTCCCCTTTCATGTCCCCTTCCTTTGACTCAAATGAGAACCATCGGCAGAGGACACCCCCACCCAGTGAGACCGCTCCCCGCCTACCCAGCCCCCAGCCTAGCCTggaagacaacaacaacaacaaccaaccTGGTCCTACAAGCACCACCTCCACTCCCAGGCCCAGCCCCATCCCAGAGGCCTCGGCTCCCCAACAGAAAGACACCTCTCCCCGGACTGTCACACCCTCTGCACTGCCTAAG AGGACTAACCTGAAGAAGCCTGAGTCAGAGCGGACAGGCCACGGGCTGCGGGTCAAGTTCAACCCCCTGGCCCTGCTACTGGACGCCTCTCTGGAGGGAGAGTTTGACTTGGTGCAGAGGATCATCTATGAG GTTGAGAACCCCAGCACAGCCAATGACGAGGGCATCACCCCCCTGCACAATGCTGTATGTGCTGGACGTCACCACATCGTCAAGTTCCTGCTCGACTTTGGGGTCAACGTCAATGCTGCTGACAGCGACGGATG GACCCCACTACACTGTGCGGCTTCCTGTAACAGTGGGCATCTctgtaagctgctggtggagtcgGGGGCGGCCATCTTTGCCACCACCATCAGTGACGTGGAGACAGCGGCTGATAAGTGTGAGGAGATGGAGGACGGATACACACAGTGTTCCCAGTTTCTCTTCG AGCTGCAGGAGAAGCTGGGTGTGATGAATAAAGGGTCTGTGTATGCTCTGTGGGACTACGAGGCCCAGAGCTCAGACGAGCTGTCCTTCCACGAGGGAGACGCCATCACCACTCTGAGTCGCAGGGACGATGCTGAGACAGAGTGGTGGTGGGCCAGGCTACATGACAAGGAGGGCTACGTGCCACGCAACCTGCTAGGG TTGTATCCAAGGATCAAGCCTAGACAACGTTCTCTGGCATAG